From a single Okeanomitos corallinicola TIOX110 genomic region:
- the htpG gene encoding molecular chaperone HtpG has protein sequence MLEQGTISIHTENIFPIIKKSLYSDHQIFLRELVSNAVDAIQKLTMVSRAGEYSGDTGEPEITIAIDKDKKTLSISDNGIGMTAEEVKKYINQVAFSSAEEFIHKYEGKADQPIIGHFGLGFYSSFMVAKQVEIDTLSYQEGATAVHWICDGSPAFTLDESSRTTRGTTITLTLMAEEEEFLEPARIKNLVKTFCDFMPVPIKLDGEVLNRQKAPWRESASNLTQEDYLEFYRYLYPFQEEPLLWVHLNTDYPFIVNGILYFPKMRPDVDVTKGQIKLFCNQVFVSDNCEEIIPQFLMPMRGVIDSTDIPLNVSRSYLQGDRTVKRIGDYIAKKVGDRLKELYRNDKEQYINAWKDLGTFVKFGVLNDEKFKKQVEDILIFRSTAELAAEKTETPAVEVQSSDSDVWQDVNSNSGNSLPYTTIKEYLERNKERHENKVFYCTDEASQATYIALHKNQGLEVLFMDSFIDTHFINFLEREYQDVKFTRVDSDLDNTLLDDKSSEIVDPTTNKTKSEIIKELFEKSLNKPKVNIRTESLKSEDSKATPPAMVLLPEILRRLRDMNAMMQQQNADFPEDHVLLVNTAHPLIENLLTINQGSIIQGEGESSSEQLTKMICQHVYDLALMSQKGFDADGMKSFVERSNDVLTKLTEQASK, from the coding sequence ATGTTAGAACAAGGCACTATCAGTATACATACTGAGAATATTTTCCCAATTATCAAAAAATCTCTTTATTCAGATCATCAAATTTTCTTACGGGAACTGGTATCAAACGCTGTAGACGCGATCCAAAAACTGACAATGGTATCTCGTGCTGGTGAGTACAGTGGAGACACGGGTGAACCAGAAATTACCATTGCCATTGATAAAGATAAAAAAACCCTCTCCATCTCCGATAATGGCATTGGGATGACAGCAGAGGAAGTCAAAAAATATATTAACCAAGTTGCTTTTTCCAGTGCAGAAGAATTTATTCACAAATATGAAGGAAAAGCAGACCAGCCAATTATCGGCCACTTTGGTTTAGGTTTCTACTCCTCCTTCATGGTGGCAAAACAAGTAGAAATTGATACTCTTTCCTATCAAGAAGGTGCAACCGCAGTTCACTGGATTTGTGATGGTTCACCAGCATTCACCTTAGATGAATCTTCTCGCACCACTCGCGGTACTACCATTACTCTAACTTTAATGGCAGAGGAGGAAGAGTTTTTAGAACCAGCACGAATTAAGAATTTAGTTAAAACCTTCTGTGATTTTATGCCAGTTCCCATCAAATTAGATGGGGAAGTTTTAAACAGACAAAAAGCACCTTGGCGTGAATCTGCTAGTAATTTAACTCAAGAAGATTATTTAGAATTTTACCGCTATCTCTATCCTTTCCAAGAAGAACCTTTGTTATGGGTGCATCTAAATACAGATTATCCCTTTATTGTGAATGGGATTTTGTATTTCCCGAAAATGCGACCTGATGTAGATGTCACCAAAGGACAAATTAAGTTATTCTGCAATCAGGTTTTTGTGAGTGATAACTGTGAAGAAATTATTCCCCAATTTTTAATGCCAATGCGGGGTGTAATTGACAGTACTGATATTCCTTTGAACGTTTCCCGTAGTTATTTACAAGGCGATCGCACTGTTAAAAGAATCGGTGATTACATCGCTAAAAAAGTCGGTGATAGACTCAAAGAACTCTACCGCAACGATAAAGAACAATATATTAATGCCTGGAAAGATTTAGGAACATTCGTTAAATTTGGTGTTCTCAACGACGAGAAATTTAAAAAACAAGTTGAAGATATTCTCATCTTCCGGAGTACCGCCGAATTAGCAGCAGAAAAAACAGAAACACCAGCCGTAGAAGTTCAATCTTCCGATAGTGATGTCTGGCAAGATGTAAACTCAAATAGTGGTAATAGTTTACCTTACACCACCATCAAAGAATATTTAGAACGCAACAAAGAACGCCACGAAAATAAAGTTTTTTATTGTACCGATGAAGCCAGCCAAGCAACATACATTGCATTACATAAAAACCAAGGTTTAGAAGTCCTATTTATGGACTCTTTCATTGATACTCACTTTATTAACTTCCTGGAAAGAGAATATCAGGATGTTAAATTTACACGAGTAGATTCTGATCTGGATAACACATTGTTAGATGATAAATCCAGTGAAATTGTTGACCCAACTACCAATAAAACCAAGAGTGAAATTATCAAAGAATTATTTGAAAAATCACTCAACAAACCCAAAGTTAATATCCGTACAGAATCATTAAAATCTGAGGATAGCAAAGCAACGCCACCAGCAATGGTATTGTTACCAGAAATTCTCCGTCGTCTACGGGATATGAACGCGATGATGCAGCAACAAAATGCTGATTTTCCTGAAGATCATGTTTTGTTAGTAAATACTGCCCATCCTTTGATTGAAAACCTTTTAACTATCAATCAAGGTAGCATTATTCAAGGTGAAGGTGAATCATCCTCGGAACAGTTAACAAAAATGATTTGTCAGCACGTTTATGATTTAGCGTTGATGTCTCAAAAAGGCTTTGATGCTGATGGAATGAAATCCTTTGTGGAACGTTCTAATGATGTGTTGACTAAGTTGACAGAACAAGCGAGTAAGTAG
- a CDS encoding efflux RND transporter permease subunit: MFNPSAAKYIMVGPFYKNIRLLILTLLMLFAWGFSAFQALPRQEDPEMVARTAVVQTAFPGANAERVEALVTAVIEEELSEIEEIDVLQSNSRVGFSTVAIELAETVKDTKSVWSKVRDELADALIRLPVGATPPELDEAETRAYTVIASLTWNLPDEPNYAILKRYAKELGIVLRGINGTEKVEFYGSPEEEILVDMAASELAAVGLSPQQLAGQIRLSDAKVTAGQFRSANQNIAIEVENELETLEQIRQIPIQSDQGQFTRLSDIASVSRGVRDPLNHQALVGGKSAVVLGVMMQSGLRVDQWGAEVRKQLDSFRDRLPVGVSLDLLFYQSGYVEKRIGTLIDNLLFGAALVMSVTFMGMGWRSALVVGIALPLSVFAVLGWMSVLNVPIHQMSVTGLIIALGLLIDNAIVVVDEIQVELEKGKPPLEAVSHTVKYLQVPLLASTVTTVITFLPIYLLPGSAGEFVGSIALSVILSLISSLVISLTVIAALAGRLLGSRGHDYDDQQNSNKGRFGSRFFQFLIKPGAWWNNGLNSPRLSRLYRWSIQRTTARPLLMATLTLIVPLLGFLVAGSLPEQFFPLLDRDQFQIEVEFAPQTAIAQTQKQVLRAREVILTHNNVKDVHWFVGESAPMFYYNLISNRENQSHYAQAMVQLKSKDGVEALVRELQGDLSTVFPDARVIVQKLQQGPPFAAPVEMRIYGPSLTELRRLGTQVRQILTTIPDVIAVRDDLTEGLPKLGLKVDEEQVQQAGLNNTAIAEQLAAYSEGIIGGSIVESTENLPVRVRLTNLDRASLESLSSLDLRPEQSPDPDFHPISALGQFKLLPESANVARRHEQRVNTVQAFITSGVLPSKVLAALQQRLAQANFQLPPGYFYEFGGEQAERNSTVGSLLFFVPLLVLTMITTLVLSLGSFGQTAIVAVVAIGSIGMALFSLKVFGSVLGFMAIVGSMGLVGIAINGSIMVLSALDEDPQAKLGNRRSVENVVVKATRHVLTTTITTMVGFIPLLSDGDPFWQPLAIAIAGGIGGSPFLALYFTPAAYLLLKRRKSIPKGNLIEFKEPGRTHLIS; encoded by the coding sequence TTGTTCAATCCCTCCGCAGCAAAATACATCATGGTTGGCCCCTTTTACAAAAATATTCGTCTTCTCATTCTTACATTGCTGATGCTGTTCGCTTGGGGTTTCTCTGCGTTTCAAGCCCTGCCACGCCAAGAAGACCCAGAAATGGTAGCCCGTACAGCCGTCGTTCAGACTGCTTTTCCCGGAGCCAATGCCGAACGGGTGGAAGCCCTGGTCACGGCTGTGATTGAAGAAGAACTATCAGAAATTGAAGAGATTGATGTTTTACAGTCGAACTCGCGGGTGGGCTTTTCTACAGTTGCGATTGAACTGGCTGAAACCGTCAAAGATACTAAGTCTGTGTGGTCAAAAGTTCGTGATGAACTAGCTGATGCCTTAATCCGACTTCCTGTTGGGGCAACCCCCCCGGAACTAGATGAAGCCGAGACAAGAGCGTATACCGTCATTGCTTCCCTAACCTGGAATTTGCCAGATGAACCGAACTATGCCATTCTCAAGCGCTATGCCAAAGAGTTGGGCATCGTTCTAAGAGGGATAAACGGCACAGAAAAAGTTGAGTTTTACGGCAGTCCAGAGGAAGAGATTCTGGTGGATATGGCCGCATCAGAACTGGCGGCGGTAGGTTTGTCTCCTCAGCAGTTGGCAGGGCAAATTCGCCTCAGTGATGCTAAGGTAACGGCGGGTCAGTTTCGTAGTGCGAATCAAAATATTGCCATTGAGGTGGAAAATGAACTGGAAACGTTAGAGCAAATTCGGCAAATTCCCATTCAATCAGATCAAGGTCAATTTACACGCTTAAGTGACATTGCCTCTGTTAGTCGGGGGGTACGCGACCCTCTCAATCATCAGGCGTTGGTTGGGGGTAAATCGGCGGTTGTGCTAGGCGTGATGATGCAGTCCGGGTTGCGGGTTGATCAGTGGGGGGCAGAGGTTCGTAAGCAACTCGATAGCTTTCGCGATCGCCTCCCGGTGGGTGTGAGCCTAGACCTGCTGTTTTATCAAAGTGGCTATGTCGAAAAGCGCATTGGTACGCTGATTGATAACCTGTTGTTTGGCGCTGCCCTGGTGATGAGCGTCACCTTTATGGGCATGGGCTGGCGATCCGCTCTCGTGGTGGGAATTGCGCTGCCATTGAGCGTATTTGCGGTTTTGGGATGGATGAGCGTTTTGAATGTGCCAATCCATCAAATGTCTGTAACGGGCTTAATCATTGCCCTGGGTCTGTTAATTGATAATGCAATTGTGGTCGTCGATGAAATTCAGGTGGAGTTGGAAAAAGGTAAGCCTCCCCTGGAAGCTGTTAGCCATACCGTGAAGTATTTGCAAGTTCCGCTTCTGGCTTCGACCGTGACAACAGTAATCACCTTTTTGCCTATTTATCTCCTGCCCGGATCGGCTGGAGAATTTGTTGGCTCGATCGCACTCAGTGTCATCTTATCCCTGATTTCATCCCTAGTGATCTCCCTGACAGTGATTGCAGCTTTGGCTGGACGCTTGCTGGGAAGTAGGGGGCATGACTACGACGACCAACAAAACAGTAATAAGGGTCGGTTCGGTAGCAGGTTTTTCCAGTTCTTGATCAAACCTGGAGCGTGGTGGAATAATGGCTTGAATTCACCGCGTTTAAGTCGTCTGTATCGTTGGTCAATTCAACGCACAACGGCTCGACCGCTATTGATGGCAACATTAACGCTGATTGTGCCGTTGCTGGGCTTTCTTGTAGCAGGGAGCCTACCGGAGCAGTTTTTTCCACTCCTTGATCGTGATCAGTTTCAGATTGAGGTGGAATTTGCTCCACAAACGGCGATCGCCCAGACCCAAAAACAGGTTCTACGAGCAAGGGAGGTCATCTTAACCCATAACAATGTCAAAGATGTACATTGGTTTGTGGGCGAAAGCGCTCCCATGTTTTACTACAACCTGATCAGCAACCGTGAAAATCAATCTCATTATGCTCAGGCGATGGTGCAGCTTAAATCCAAGGATGGGGTTGAAGCTTTGGTACGTGAGTTACAAGGTGATCTGAGTACCGTCTTCCCTGATGCACGGGTGATTGTGCAGAAACTTCAGCAAGGGCCACCGTTTGCCGCACCAGTAGAAATGCGGATTTACGGCCCAAGCTTGACAGAATTACGCCGTCTGGGAACCCAGGTGCGGCAGATTTTGACCACCATCCCAGATGTGATTGCGGTGCGGGATGACTTGACCGAAGGCTTACCGAAGTTAGGGCTGAAGGTCGATGAAGAGCAGGTGCAGCAGGCAGGGTTGAATAACACAGCGATCGCCGAACAATTGGCAGCCTACTCTGAAGGTATTATCGGTGGCAGCATTGTCGAGTCCACGGAAAATTTACCGGTGCGAGTACGGTTGACAAATCTCGATCGCGCCAGCTTGGAGTCTCTGTCCTCGCTTGATTTACGCCCAGAGCAATCACCAGATCCAGACTTTCACCCTATCTCAGCCCTGGGACAATTCAAGTTATTACCTGAATCTGCCAACGTAGCGCGTCGGCATGAGCAAAGAGTAAATACCGTGCAAGCATTTATCACCTCTGGGGTGCTGCCAAGCAAGGTTCTCGCAGCATTGCAACAACGACTCGCCCAGGCAAACTTTCAATTGCCACCAGGCTATTTTTATGAGTTTGGCGGCGAACAGGCAGAACGCAACAGTACCGTTGGCAGCTTGCTGTTCTTTGTGCCGTTGTTAGTCCTGACAATGATTACCACGCTGGTACTATCACTGGGTTCGTTTGGGCAAACAGCCATTGTCGCAGTCGTGGCGATAGGCTCAATTGGCATGGCTTTGTTTTCCCTCAAGGTGTTTGGCTCGGTGCTGGGTTTTATGGCAATTGTCGGTTCGATGGGTCTGGTCGGGATTGCTATTAATGGCTCGATTATGGTACTTTCTGCGCTTGATGAAGATCCTCAAGCTAAGTTGGGCAACCGCCGATCTGTGGAAAATGTGGTTGTCAAAGCAACTCGTCACGTTTTAACCACGACTATTACGACAATGGTGGGTTTTATTCCCCTGTTAAGTGATGGCGATCCGTTCTGGCAACCTCTGGCGATCGCAATTGCAGGCGGTATCGGCGGTTCTCCATTTCTAGCGCTTTACTTCACCCCCGCTGCTTATTTACTGTTGAAACGACGCAAATCAATTCCCAAAGGCAACCTCATTGAGTTCAAAGAGCCAGGGCGAACGCATCTTATTTCCTAA
- a CDS encoding pentapeptide repeat-containing protein has product MINKINEVFSKGTNLERADLQKADLMRANLDGTNLRRADLTGANIYGATFHKADLTGAIMPDGEVYTTDVDLDFMKPDAPLPKEIRDISMTRQVIRTDKAPAPVGPYNQAILASGQMLFVSGQIAIDYHLLMLLNN; this is encoded by the coding sequence ATGATAAATAAAATTAATGAAGTATTCTCAAAAGGAACAAATTTAGAACGAGCAGATTTGCAAAAAGCTGATTTAATGAGAGCAAATCTCGATGGTACAAACTTGAGACGAGCAGATTTAACCGGCGCAAATATCTACGGTGCAACCTTTCACAAAGCTGACCTCACAGGTGCGATAATGCCAGATGGAGAAGTTTACACAACAGATGTTGATTTGGACTTCATGAAACCAGATGCACCATTACCAAAAGAAATAAGAGATATTTCCATGACTCGTCAAGTTATCCGTACCGATAAAGCACCTGCACCAGTTGGACCATATAACCAAGCTATTTTAGCTTCTGGACAAATGTTATTTGTATCTGGACAAATAGCAATTGATTACCATTTGCTAATGTTGCTGAATAACTGA
- a CDS encoding transglutaminase domain-containing protein yields the protein MSLTLPSLTVSQMFGQKTIRPLTASTIYGIAFIQDRLIAIDTVKGHLLEIDPVSDNSKILNPHQVKEFSDVTGLAVWENTLWVSRGNSIYLCQLDSLGLEHFVTLPYTADGIAVWESTIYVSCQRLGYILIFDKDTRKEITRFYAPGVGIENLAVSKETLWVCDRTEQTVYSMDRATGELRFSVLTPFASPTGIAIHSQDQTGKDLLYIAYSTEEPYIRDNPNADPNHELTYRDLTFIHPLHYEYNPDKRYALSNGYLIEMSYVEEISPLDEVYLPNLEWRIALPSETERQKVKQVESIGLPFTEEIIEGQRIAVFRFDSLVPGERHIFGWKALVEVRGIKYRITPKDVEDLPDLTPELEARYLVDDDDLAMDTTIVRDAAHEAIGSETNTLRKMYNIRNYVYDELSYGIKPHIDTPDIVLERGVGSCGEYVGVLLALCRLNGIPCRTVGRYKCPPYAEHQGVPLQPDFNHVWLEFYIPNFGWLPMESNPDDIGDYGPYPTRFFMGLCWYHIEIGKGVSFETLTSNGKRLTKEDIAIGDLAINHIRFTILKEIPPI from the coding sequence ATGAGTTTGACACTCCCTAGTTTGACTGTTAGCCAGATGTTTGGGCAAAAAACAATCCGACCGCTGACTGCTTCTACTATTTATGGTATTGCTTTTATCCAAGATCGGCTGATCGCTATTGACACCGTTAAAGGTCATCTATTGGAGATTGATCCGGTTTCTGATAACAGTAAAATTCTCAATCCGCACCAGGTCAAGGAATTTAGCGATGTTACTGGTTTGGCAGTCTGGGAAAATACACTTTGGGTCAGCCGAGGTAATAGTATTTATTTGTGTCAGTTAGACTCTCTAGGTTTAGAACATTTTGTTACTTTACCTTACACTGCCGACGGAATTGCGGTTTGGGAATCTACCATTTATGTTAGCTGTCAGAGGTTAGGTTATATTCTAATTTTTGACAAGGATACACGCAAAGAAATTACACGATTTTATGCTCCGGGTGTAGGTATAGAAAATTTGGCGGTGAGTAAGGAAACTTTATGGGTTTGCGATCGCACAGAACAAACAGTTTACTCCATGGATCGAGCAACTGGAGAACTTCGTTTTAGTGTCCTTACACCTTTTGCATCTCCCACTGGTATTGCTATCCATAGTCAAGATCAAACAGGGAAGGATCTACTTTATATTGCTTACTCCACTGAAGAACCTTATATTCGTGATAATCCCAATGCTGATCCTAATCACGAGTTGACTTACCGGGATCTGACTTTTATTCATCCCTTGCATTATGAATACAACCCAGATAAACGCTACGCTCTATCTAATGGTTACTTGATAGAAATGTCCTATGTCGAGGAAATTTCCCCCCTCGATGAAGTTTATTTACCGAATTTGGAATGGCGTATTGCTCTACCCTCGGAAACAGAGCGCCAAAAGGTTAAACAAGTTGAATCTATTGGTTTACCCTTCACAGAAGAAATTATTGAAGGACAACGCATAGCAGTATTTAGATTTGATTCTCTTGTTCCCGGTGAACGCCATATTTTCGGTTGGAAAGCTCTTGTGGAAGTACGAGGTATTAAGTATCGCATCACCCCTAAAGATGTGGAAGACTTACCAGACCTCACACCAGAATTAGAAGCTCGCTATTTGGTGGACGATGATGATTTGGCTATGGATACTACTATTGTCCGTGATGCAGCACATGAAGCCATCGGTTCAGAAACCAATACGTTGCGAAAAATGTACAACATTCGCAACTATGTTTATGATGAATTATCTTACGGCATTAAACCTCACATAGACACTCCCGATATCGTTTTAGAACGAGGTGTTGGTTCTTGCGGCGAATATGTGGGTGTATTACTGGCTTTATGTCGTTTAAATGGTATTCCTTGCCGAACAGTAGGTAGATATAAATGTCCTCCCTATGCAGAACATCAGGGAGTTCCCCTACAACCTGACTTTAATCATGTTTGGCTAGAATTTTATATACCTAATTTCGGTTGGCTACCAATGGAATCAAACCCTGATGATATTGGTGATTATGGCCCATACCCTACACGTTTTTTTATGGGCTTGTGCTGGTATCATATTGAAATAGGCAAAGGAGTCTCCTTTGAAACCTTAACTAGCAATGGTAAAAGGTTAACCAAAGAAGATATAGCCATTGGCGATTTGGCTATTAATCACATTCGGTTTACAATTCTTAAAGAAATCCCACCCATCTAG
- a CDS encoding phosphoglucomutase/phosphomannomutase family protein, translating to MSNPNNSSKIKFGTDGWRGLIADDFTFPNVRKVTRAIASYLETAYSKDRPVLIAYDTRFLADEFARTSAAVLADLGWNVKITDRDCPTPVIAYNARHLNSAGALMFTASHNPAPYCGIKYIPDYAGPATPEITDTIVANIETASDELPGSNPSGTISTFDPKPDYLHFIYTLLDVEKIKSANLKVKYDALYSTSRGYLDEVLQHCGTQLESFHTWRDVLFGGGMPEPKGEQLVDLVAAVKADKADLGLATDGDSDRFGIVDEQGNVLTPNTVLLVLARHLIKNKGKTGAIVRTVATTHLLDNFAAKYGLQIYETAVGFKYIGEKMRETAVLIGGEESGGLSIIGHIPEKDGVLADMLVAEAIAYEGKPLSQLVQEAIVEADGPLYNHRLDLHLTDAHKNAVIDSYSKNPPAEVAGIKVKEVGRKDGIKLYLEEGSWVLLRPSGTEPLVRVYMETNSPEKVNQIAATMEAEIAKLG from the coding sequence ATGAGTAACCCTAACAATTCCAGTAAAATAAAGTTTGGTACTGATGGCTGGCGAGGCCTTATTGCCGATGATTTTACTTTTCCCAATGTGCGGAAAGTAACTAGGGCGATCGCCAGTTATCTGGAAACTGCCTATAGTAAGGACAGACCAGTTTTAATCGCCTACGATACAAGGTTTTTAGCTGATGAATTTGCGCGGACATCTGCGGCTGTTTTAGCTGATTTAGGGTGGAATGTGAAAATTACAGATCGGGATTGCCCGACTCCTGTAATTGCCTACAATGCACGTCACCTGAATTCCGCAGGGGCTTTGATGTTTACTGCTAGTCATAATCCTGCACCTTATTGTGGGATTAAATATATACCAGACTATGCTGGGCCTGCCACTCCTGAAATTACTGATACTATTGTGGCCAATATAGAAACGGCATCGGATGAGTTACCGGGAAGTAACCCATCGGGTACGATTTCTACTTTTGATCCGAAACCTGATTATTTGCATTTTATCTACACCTTGCTGGATGTGGAAAAAATTAAGAGTGCGAATTTAAAAGTTAAGTACGATGCTCTCTATTCTACATCTCGTGGCTATTTAGATGAGGTGCTGCAACACTGCGGAACTCAATTAGAAAGTTTCCACACTTGGCGGGATGTGCTGTTTGGTGGTGGGATGCCAGAACCCAAGGGTGAACAGTTGGTTGATTTAGTGGCAGCTGTGAAAGCTGATAAGGCTGATTTGGGTTTAGCTACTGATGGAGATAGCGATCGCTTTGGGATTGTGGATGAACAGGGTAATGTTCTCACTCCCAATACGGTACTGTTAGTTTTAGCAAGACATTTAATCAAAAACAAGGGTAAAACTGGCGCGATAGTCAGAACTGTGGCGACTACCCATTTATTAGATAATTTTGCGGCTAAATATGGCTTGCAAATTTATGAAACTGCGGTTGGGTTTAAATACATTGGTGAGAAAATGCGGGAAACCGCTGTTTTGATTGGTGGTGAGGAGTCTGGGGGCTTGAGTATCATTGGCCATATTCCTGAAAAAGATGGGGTTTTGGCGGATATGCTGGTGGCTGAGGCGATCGCCTATGAAGGTAAGCCTTTGAGTCAGTTGGTACAGGAGGCGATCGTAGAAGCTGACGGGCCTTTGTATAACCATCGCTTAGATTTACACCTGACTGATGCCCACAAAAACGCTGTCATTGATTCCTATAGCAAAAATCCTCCGGCCGAAGTAGCAGGAATTAAGGTCAAAGAAGTAGGCAGAAAGGATGGGATTAAACTGTATTTAGAAGAAGGTAGCTGGGTGTTGCTGCGTCCTTCTGGTACAGAACCCTTGGTAAGGGTGTACATGGAAACTAATTCACCAGAGAAAGTTAATCAAATTGCAGCCACAATGGAAGCTGAAATTGCTAAGTTAGGATAG
- a CDS encoding PD-(D/E)XK nuclease family protein: MSIPARPFVSYHLWSLVAPKKGQEQWHCQMRRGFIKAKQREPEVKALLAKATPPQRIGILAQKGVYEFHRHLHWLTQSDGVEKVAQLLKLSNFTFQVKQRVLKILQKYQKSPLLLNKCILQLTPGDEGFPKPIVIDKGNYRFRLYAAMDCVFIDSDNTLHILDFKTGKSAFDKRQALVYLLAARYLYPGKNAVASFYNLEVGQKSELITINSHELTSLEFELANVANKHQLDLQKYADQDSNFSQIFPPNPGNHCRFCPFNSICEFSALKPTKSYSAPIIRNS, encoded by the coding sequence ATGTCAATCCCTGCTAGACCCTTTGTAAGTTACCACCTTTGGTCCCTAGTTGCCCCCAAAAAAGGGCAAGAACAATGGCACTGTCAAATGAGAAGGGGTTTTATTAAAGCCAAACAACGTGAACCAGAGGTGAAAGCTTTATTAGCAAAAGCCACTCCACCCCAACGGATTGGCATTCTTGCCCAAAAAGGTGTATATGAATTTCATCGTCATCTCCATTGGTTAACTCAGTCTGATGGGGTGGAAAAAGTAGCGCAACTCCTAAAACTCAGCAACTTTACTTTTCAAGTTAAGCAACGAGTTCTGAAAATTTTACAAAAATATCAAAAATCCCCTTTACTTTTAAATAAATGTATTCTGCAACTAACTCCAGGGGATGAAGGTTTTCCCAAACCAATTGTCATTGACAAGGGTAACTATCGTTTCCGGTTATATGCAGCGATGGACTGTGTGTTTATTGACTCGGATAATACTTTACATATATTAGATTTTAAAACTGGTAAGTCAGCTTTTGATAAACGACAAGCTTTAGTTTATTTATTAGCTGCACGTTATCTTTATCCCGGCAAAAATGCTGTAGCATCGTTTTATAATTTAGAAGTTGGCCAAAAATCTGAGTTAATTACTATTAATAGTCACGAATTAACATCCTTGGAATTTGAGTTGGCTAATGTAGCAAATAAACACCAACTTGATTTACAAAAATATGCAGATCAAGATAGTAATTTTAGTCAAATATTTCCACCCAACCCAGGCAATCACTGCCGATTTTGTCCCTTCAATTCAATCTGTGAATTTTCGGCTTTGAAGCCTACAAAATCTTACTCAGCACCAATAATTCGTAATTCTTAG
- a CDS encoding putative Ig domain-containing protein, whose product MPKFDVFTITVEDVNNDNNAPTVENEIPNQTATEDTTFNFIIPENTFADVDAGDVLSYSATLANGNPLPSWLSFDAATRTFSGTPANENVGNFNVQVIATDSQGATVNDVFTITVEDVNNDNNAPTVENEIPNQTATEDTTFNFIIPENTFSDVDAGDVLSYSATLANGNQLLFVQIQITFVQKLK is encoded by the coding sequence ATGCCCAAATTTGATGTTTTCACAATTACTGTTGAGGATGTGAATAATGATAATAATGCACCAACTGTAGAAAATGAAATTCCCAACCAAACCGCAACCGAAGACACAACTTTCAATTTCATCATCCCAGAAAATACTTTCGCAGATGTAGATGCAGGAGATGTTCTCAGTTATTCAGCAACCTTAGCAAATGGTAATCCATTACCAAGTTGGTTGAGTTTTGATGCTGCAACTCGTACCTTTAGCGGTACTCCTGCTAATGAAAATGTTGGTAATTTCAATGTTCAAGTAATAGCTACGGATAGTCAGGGTGCAACAGTCAATGATGTTTTCACAATTACTGTTGAGGATGTGAATAATGATAATAATGCACCAACTGTAGAAAATGAAATTCCCAATCAAACTGCAACCGAAGACACAACTTTCAATTTCATCATCCCAGAAAATACTTTCTCTGATGTAGATGCAGGAGATGTTCTCAGTTATTCAGCAACATTAGCAAATGGTAATCAATTGCTATTTGTCCAGATACAAATAACATTTGTCCAGAAGCTAAAATAG
- a CDS encoding DUF1049 domain-containing protein has translation MKNFVNLLIAVIIAVWVLAIALISVQNATPISLRFLFFQSIQVPFGLMLAFWVAVGLVGVAVLRLILSLGESQSVLDEEAEFFIDDEDF, from the coding sequence ATGAAAAATTTTGTGAATTTATTAATAGCGGTAATTATAGCTGTTTGGGTATTGGCGATCGCTTTAATTTCTGTACAGAATGCTACACCTATATCTTTACGATTTCTATTTTTTCAATCTATACAAGTTCCTTTTGGTTTGATGTTAGCTTTTTGGGTAGCGGTGGGTTTAGTTGGTGTGGCGGTTTTGCGGCTGATTTTAAGTTTGGGTGAGTCCCAGTCTGTGCTTGATGAGGAAGCGGAGTTTTTTATTGATGATGAGGACTTTTAG